From one Onychomys torridus chromosome 12, mOncTor1.1, whole genome shotgun sequence genomic stretch:
- the LOC118594249 gene encoding translation initiation factor IF-2-like, translating into MNKRGFDSNATGARALLRHSIPFSPGRLSVGRRQRRRVGSRPVRSSPCGRPGRPLRPAREPFKSSTSRAASPGEAKKVNSSCCARAWENPAPCAWPGLIGARCVWGVCACVCACVCVCVSGGPPSSGPGEPRIRGGGGSGAGPRANLPSSPSPRPRSALPGRRALAPGWRAGNSSQHPPSSHHHHHHHHPQPAWTPILGFERGRNLLGDCGGGGVGGGTRVAAAVTRCLTALRKRPGQPPASAQRLRLQRLRAARPPAPSPAPSLRPGGRRRTAGTRRAAACCRLAGPRAGRSRRGRRRVPRGGRRAGSARALAAASLGDLPHGAGDLVPDEMKWFVDCTTLAWTNGVGLSFHILNRWEGGDDREFPGAFSTVRFSWVLETLLVKACQGCCLAKSYPGRVIERALTLSDSVRKMKPKREETCLPFLRGGSQLLAAGSVQRYFRHSRHPVPACSSVGASWRHHT; encoded by the exons atgaaCAAGAGGGGCTTTGATAGCAATGCCACAGGGGCGCGCGCGCTCCTCCGCCACTCTATACCTTTCTCCCCCGGCAGGCTCTCGGTCGGCCGTAGGCAGAGGCGGCGGGTAGGGAGTCGGCCTGTCCGCTCCTCACCCTGCGGGCGGCCCGGGCGGCCTCTGCGGCCGGCGCGCGAGCCCTTTAAGAGCTCCACCAGCCGAGCTGCA TCCCCGGGAGAAGCCAAGAAGGTAAATAGCAGCTGCTGTGCTCGAGCCTGGGAAAACCCCGCCCCCTGCGCCTGGCCTGGGCTCATTGGCGCGCGCTgcgtgtggggtgtgtgtgcatgtgtgtgtgcgtgcgtgtgtgtgtgtgtgtccgggGGCCCCCCCTCCTCCGGCCCGGGCGAGCCAAGAATCCGTGGGGGTGGCGGGTCGGGAGCCGGGCCCCGCGCtaacctcccctcctcccccagcccccgGCCAAGGTCAGCCCTTCCGGGCAGGAGAGCGCTCGCCCCAGGGTGGCGAGCTGGGAATTCGTCCCAACACCcgccctcctcccaccaccaccaccaccaccaccacccccagccagCCTGGACTCCGATCTTGGGGTTTGAGCGCGGCCGAAACCTCCTCGGCGACTGCGgcgggggtggagtggggggagggacCCGGGTGGCCGCCGCGGTCACGAGATGCCTGACCGCACTTAGGAAGCGGCCGGGTCAGCCTCCTGCCTCCGCTCAGCGGCTGCGGTTACAGAGGCTTcgcgccgcccgcccgcccgccccttCCCCGGCTCCCTCGCTGCGTCCAGGAGGCCGCCGGCGGACGGCGGGGACGAGACGGGCGGCTGCGTGCTGCCGGCTGGCCGGGCCGCGCGCCGGGAGGAGTCGCCGCGGCCGCCGCCGGGTGCCACGTGGCGGGCGCCGGGCCGGGAGCGCCAGGGCTCTGGCGGCGGCCTCCCTGGGGGATTTGCCGCACGGCGCGGGCG ATCTGGTCCCGGATGAGATGAAGTGGTTCGTTGACTGCACGACCTTGG CCTGGACCAATGGGGTAGGACTCTCCTTTCATATTCTAAACAGATGGGAAGGTGGTGATGACAGAGAATTCCCGGGTGCCTTTTCAACAGTGAGGTTTTCCTGGGTTCTTGAAACCCTCTTGGTGAAAG CCTGCCAGGGTTGCTGCCTTGCCAAGAGCTATCCTGGTAGGGTGATTGAAAGAGCTTTGA CCCTTTCAGACTCCGTGAGAAAAATGAAGCCCAAGAGAGAAGAGACGTGTTTGCCTTTCCTCCGGGGCGGCAGCCAGCTCCTTGCAGCTGGGAGTGTCCAGAGATACTTTCGACATTCCAGGCATCCTGTGCCTGCATGTTCATCTGTGGGTGCTTCCTGGCGACACCACACCTGA
- the Hes1 gene encoding transcription factor HES-1 has translation MPADIMEKNSSSPVAATPASVNTTPDKPKTASEHRKSSKPIMEKRRRARINESLSQLKTLILDALKKDSSRHSKLEKADILEMTVKHLRNLQRAQMTAALSTDPSVLGKYRAGFSECMNEVTRFLSTCEGVNTEVRTRLLGHLANCMTQINAMTYPGQPHPALQAPPPPPSGPGGPQHAPFAPPPPLVPIPGGAAPPPGSAPCKLGSQAGEAAKVFGGFQVVPAPDGQFAFLIPNGAFAHSGPVIPVYTSNSGTSVGPNAVSPSSGSSLTADSMWRPWRN, from the exons atgccaGCTGATATAATGGAGAAAAATTCCTCGTCCCCGGTGGCTGCTACCCCAGCCAGTGTCAACACGACACCGGACAAACCAAAGACCGCCTCAGAGCACAGAAAG TCATCAAAGCCTATCATGGAGAAGAGGCGAAGAGCAAGAATAAATGAAAGTCTGAGCCAGCTGAAAACACTGATTTTGGATGCACTTAAGAAAGAT agCTCCCGGCATTCCAAGCTGGAGAAGGCAGacattctggaaatgacagtGAAGCACCTCCGGAACCTGCAGCGGGCGCAGATGACCG ccgcGCTCAGCACAGACCCGAGCGTCTTGGGGAAGTACCGCGCCGGCTTCAGCGAGTGCATGAACGAGGTGACCCGCTTCCTGTCCACGTGTGAGGGCGTTAACACCGAGGTGCGCACTCGGCTGCTGGGCCACCTGGCCAACTGCATGACCCAGATCAACGCCATGACCTACCCCGGGCAGCCGCACCCCGCCTTGCAGGCGCCGCCCCCGCCCCCGTCAGGACCCGGCGGCCCCCAGCACGCGCCGTTCGCGCCGCCGCCACCGCTTGTGCCCATCCCCGGGGGCGCGGCGCCCCCTCCCGGCAGCGCACCCTGCAAGTTGGGCAGCCAGGCTGGAGAGGCTGCCAAGGTTTTTGGCGGCTTCCAGGTGGTGCCGGCTCCCGATGGCCAGTTTGCCTTCCTCATCCCCAACGGGGCCTTTGCCCACAGCGGCCCTGTCATCCCGGTCTACACCAGCAACAGCGGGACCTCTGTCGGTCCTAACGCAGTGTCTCCGTCCAGCGGTTCCTCGCTCACTGCGGACTCCATGTGGAGGCCGTGGCGGAACTGA